A genomic region of Trypanosoma brucei brucei TREU927 chromosome 3, complete sequence contains the following coding sequences:
- a CDS encoding variant surface glycoprotein (VSG)-related, putative (VSG-related: pers. comm. Dave Barry (University of Glasgow, UK)), giving the protein MRAINLCTVLLALVFPATVSGDRRIVNGDEFKTLCGMINLAEAALGKMKEAQEITKGAARIGAMYLEMSGDRDLNKTCEGAGKRNCALHKVFWNESKKELATRGNTTLLSVGGLSEREVVEIRKKVLSVAQIFQNITKNRRWVLKASDLEKGINRALYGVPYRPQEIKARSSDRRQVCEQQLSRSQKLKASVSLSRDLLCLCAPRMNLGRETQLCCSRCARGDNRAVWRPDEDAGERWYFLKEQCSSMEGPQEGFNKLVNDFRDMINHGVDGCTGTTYVFGDRRKFSFWRLWILPQEAPGHRVRYVVRGRNRDIKNIPWMRELLKVFNEMRDLKDYENDKRTLADAIEKLQKEFEESNRKIGNAKN; this is encoded by the coding sequence ATGCGCGCTATAAATCTTTGCACTGTTTTGCTTGCGCTGGTATTCCCGGCAACTGTCTCGGGTGATCGGCGGATAGTTAACGGGGATGAGTTTAAGACATTGTGTGGCATGATAAATTTGGCAGAAGCAGCACTTGGAAAGATGAAAGAAGCACAGGAAATCACTAAAGGGGCGGCTCGAATTGGAGCAATGTATTTGGAAATGAGTGGAGACAGGGATTTGAACAAAACTTGCGAAGGCgcggggaaaagaaactgtgCACTCCACAAAGTGTTTTGGAATGAATCGAAAAAAGAATTGGCAACTAGGGGAAATACAACCCTACTTTCGGTAGGAGGATTGTCCGAACGTGAAGTGGTGGAGATTAGAAAAAAGGTTCTTTCCGTTGCGCAGATATTCCAAAATATAACCAAAAATCGGAGATGGGTTTTGAAAGCAAGTGATCTCGAAAAAGGTATTAATCGCGCGCTGTATGGTGTTCCATATCGACCACAAGAAATTAAAGCACGCAGTTCCGACAGGAGACAGGTATGTGAGCAGCAACTCTCACGTTCACAAAAGCTTAAAGCGTCCGTATCATTGAGTAGggatttgttgtgtttgtgcgcgCCTCGTATGAATTTGGGAAGAGAAACTCAGCTCTGCTGTAGTCGTTGCGCTAGGGGAGATAATAGGGCGGTGTGGAGACCAGATGAAGACGCGGGGGAAAGGTGGTATTTTCTCAAAGAACAGTGCTCAAGTATGGAAGGCCCACAAGAAGGGTTTAACAAACTAGTAAACGACTTCCGCGACATGATTAACCACGGTGTTGATGGATGTACCGGAACTACCTATGTCTTTGGTGATAGGAGAAAGTTCAGCTTCTGGCGGCTCTGGATTCTGCCCCAAGAAGCCCCTGGCCACCGTGTGCGCTACGTGGTTAGGGGTAGGAACAGAGATATTAAGAATATACCGTGGATGAGGGAGTTGTTAAAAGTTTTCAACGAAATGAGGGATCTGAAAGACTACGAGAATGATAAGAGAACGCTCGCAGATGCCATTGAAAAGCTACAAAAAGAGTTTGAAGAGTCAAACAGGAAAATTGGCAATGCCAAAAATTAA